Proteins found in one Camelus bactrianus isolate YW-2024 breed Bactrian camel chromosome X, ASM4877302v1, whole genome shotgun sequence genomic segment:
- the LOC105076112 gene encoding diphosphoinositol polyphosphate phosphohydrolase 3-beta isoform X1: MKCKPNQTRTYDPEGFKKRAACLCFRSEREDEVLLVSSSRYPDRWIVPGGGMEPEEEPGGAAVREVYEEAGVKGKLGRLLGIFEQNQDRKHRTYVYVLTVTEILEDWEDSVSIGRKREWFKIEDAIKVLQCHKPVHAEYLEKLKLGGSPTNGNSMAPSLPESDP, encoded by the exons ATGAAGTGCAAGCCGAACCAGACGCGCACCTACGACCCGGAGGGCTTCAAGAAGCGGGCGGCGTGCCTGTGCTTCCGGAGCGAGCGCGAGGACGAGGTGCTGTTAGTGAGTAGCAGTCGGTACCCGGACCGCTGGATCGTGCCGGGCGGGGGCATGGAGCCCGAGGAGGAGCCGGGCGGCGCGGCCGTCCGAGAGGTGTACGAAGAGGCGGGAGTCAAGGGGAAGTTAGGCCGGCTCCTGGGCATTTTCGAGCAGAACCAAGATCGCAAGCACAGAACGTACGTGTATGTACTGACTGTCACTGAGATTCTGGAGGATTGGGAAGATTCGGTTAGCATTGGGAGGAAGCGAGAGTGGTTCAAAATCGAAGATGCGATCAAGGTTCTCCAGTGCCACAAGCCCGTGCATGCCGAATATCTGGAAAAACTAAAGCTGGGCGGTTCCCCAACCAATGGAAACTCCATGGCCCCGTCCCTGCCAGAGAGCGATCCCTA g
- the LOC105076112 gene encoding diphosphoinositol polyphosphate phosphohydrolase 3-beta isoform X2, with protein MKCKPNQTRTYDPEGFKKRAACLCFRSEREDEVLLVSSSRYPDRWIVPGGGMEPEEEPGGAAVREVYEEAGVKGKLGRLLGIFEQNQDRKHRTYVYVLTVTEILEDWEDSVSIGRKREWFKIEDAIKVLQCHKPVHAEYLEKLKLGGSPTNGNSMAPSLPESDP; from the coding sequence ATGAAGTGCAAGCCGAACCAGACGCGCACCTACGACCCGGAGGGCTTCAAGAAGCGGGCGGCGTGCCTGTGCTTCCGGAGCGAGCGCGAGGACGAGGTGCTGTTAGTGAGTAGCAGTCGGTACCCGGACCGCTGGATCGTGCCGGGCGGGGGCATGGAGCCCGAGGAGGAGCCGGGCGGCGCGGCCGTCCGAGAGGTGTACGAAGAGGCGGGAGTCAAGGGGAAGTTAGGCCGGCTCCTGGGCATTTTCGAGCAGAACCAAGATCGCAAGCACAGAACGTACGTGTATGTACTGACTGTCACTGAGATTCTGGAGGATTGGGAAGATTCGGTTAGCATTGGGAGGAAGCGAGAGTGGTTCAAAATCGAAGATGCGATCAAGGTTCTCCAGTGCCACAAGCCCGTGCATGCCGAATATCTGGAAAAACTAAAGCTGGGCGGTTCCCCAACCAATGGAAACTCCATGGCCCCGTCCCTGCCAGAGAGCGATCCCTAG